The proteins below come from a single Pseudomonas hygromyciniae genomic window:
- a CDS encoding helix-turn-helix transcriptional regulator, which translates to MRSSDAAEVARWSGHAWVGPGIGVFLGHAAHQDWHHHQAHQIAVGLDAAITVETPLGGQSGAAILIPAGLKHRLSAGHVLSIYLDVLSDEARALRVSGAVRLMEIVAADIAAMVEALRASGHSPVQLQAQVRRLLRLADPPIPDPRLTKVTAALREGQMGREAMAALVHLSPTRFSHWFVEQTGLPLRSYVKWLRLTQALQHLAKGGRLTEAAHAAGFSDSAHFSRTFRALLGIDPSSALAAVDLQKS; encoded by the coding sequence ATGCGAAGCTCGGATGCCGCAGAAGTGGCTCGCTGGTCAGGCCATGCCTGGGTCGGCCCCGGTATCGGCGTCTTTCTCGGCCATGCCGCCCACCAGGATTGGCACCATCATCAAGCACATCAAATTGCAGTGGGGCTCGACGCCGCGATAACGGTTGAAACGCCGTTGGGTGGGCAATCTGGGGCTGCCATCTTGATTCCGGCAGGCTTGAAGCACCGGCTCAGTGCTGGGCATGTCCTGTCGATCTACCTGGATGTGCTGTCCGATGAGGCGCGTGCCTTGCGGGTGAGCGGAGCCGTGAGGCTGATGGAGATCGTAGCGGCCGATATTGCTGCGATGGTCGAGGCACTGAGGGCGTCGGGGCATTCGCCTGTCCAGTTGCAGGCGCAGGTACGTCGGCTGTTGCGGCTTGCCGATCCACCAATCCCTGATCCGCGCTTGACCAAGGTCACCGCAGCGCTGCGCGAAGGCCAAATGGGGCGTGAGGCAATGGCCGCGTTGGTGCATTTGTCACCCACGCGTTTTTCCCATTGGTTCGTGGAGCAAACCGGCCTGCCGTTGCGCAGCTATGTCAAATGGCTGCGCCTCACCCAAGCCCTGCAACACCTGGCCAAAGGGGGACGGCTGACCGAAGCCGCGCATGCGGCAGGTTTTTCCGACTCGGCGCATTTCTCCCGGACATTCAGGGCGCTGCTGGGCATCGATCCGTCCTCCGCCCTGGCTGCGGTCGATCTCCAGAAGTCATAG
- the lspA gene encoding signal peptidase II: protein MKSPLGMAHRITPGLWWTLSLAVALADQAIKYVIEGSLSVGAVVPLTPVFNLVHFWNTGAAFSFLADAGGWQRYFFILLALVVSIGLALLLRKPRAKLEALGYSLILGGAVGNLIDRSFRGHVIDYLDFFWQSWHWPAFNLADIGIVGGAAMLLLSSVLSPSAELDRGR, encoded by the coding sequence ATGAAATCGCCACTTGGAATGGCGCACCGTATCACTCCCGGGCTCTGGTGGACGCTATCGCTAGCCGTTGCCCTGGCCGACCAGGCGATCAAATATGTAATTGAGGGTTCGCTCTCGGTCGGCGCCGTGGTTCCTCTGACCCCAGTCTTCAATCTGGTCCATTTCTGGAATACCGGCGCAGCGTTCAGCTTCCTAGCTGACGCGGGCGGTTGGCAGCGCTACTTCTTCATTCTCCTCGCACTGGTTGTTTCGATTGGGCTCGCGTTGCTCTTGCGTAAGCCCAGGGCCAAGCTCGAAGCGCTGGGCTATAGCCTCATACTGGGAGGGGCAGTGGGGAATCTGATCGATCGCAGCTTCCGAGGCCATGTGATCGACTATCTGGATTTTTTCTGGCAATCCTGGCATTGGCCTGCATTCAACTTGGCGGACATCGGCATCGTGGGCGGTGCCGCCATGTTGCTCCTGAGCAGTGTGCTGAGTCCAAGCGCGGAACTGGACCGGGGCAGATAA
- a CDS encoding DUF3703 domain-containing protein, translating to MNTALRNAIDEAFFQARTALREKAPTEAFPWLERAHILSQHMPVLHARSHWLMLRAGWQLRDYREMFGQAPRIIAAVLFSKIWVPLGNTGRARISAFAPMPVSPGLQRLFQGAKQ from the coding sequence ATGAATACCGCCCTCCGCAATGCCATCGATGAAGCCTTTTTCCAGGCAAGGACAGCACTCCGTGAAAAGGCGCCAACCGAGGCATTCCCCTGGCTCGAGCGCGCCCACATCTTGAGCCAGCACATGCCCGTCCTGCATGCGCGGAGCCATTGGTTGATGCTAAGGGCTGGCTGGCAGTTGCGCGACTACCGGGAAATGTTCGGCCAAGCACCACGGATCATCGCTGCCGTGTTGTTCTCGAAGATCTGGGTACCGCTCGGCAATACCGGACGCGCGAGGATCAGTGCATTCGCGCCGATGCCCGTCTCACCCGGATTGCAGCGACTGTTTCAGGGAGCGAAACAATGA
- a CDS encoding IS3 family transposase (programmed frameshift): MSNQRYPEEFKIQAVKQVTEKKLPVSEVAARLGVSVHSLYAWVKRYTKPQEQRVEEDDQSAEVRRLRAELKRVTEERDNLKKGRRVLCQGVRLKYAFIKQQAGHYAIRRLCLTLKVHPSGYYAWLSEPKSARAKDDQRLLGLIKHSWLESGGVYGYRKIHDDLREVGESCGRHRVARLMRLEGLRSQTGYRRRPGKYGGKPAVASPNLLKRQFDVREPNKVWVTDITYIRTYEGWLYLAVVLDLFSRQIIGWSMKSQMTSDVAIDALLMAVWRRKPKQEVMIHSDQGSQYSSSDWRSFLKANNLVASMSRRGNCHDNAVAESFFQLLKRERIKRKIYTTRQDARDDVFDYIEMFYNPKRRHSFNNQLSPVEFEKRYAASLESV; this comes from the exons ATGAGCAACCAGCGATATCCCGAAGAATTCAAAATCCAGGCGGTCAAACAAGTGACCGAAAAGAAGCTTCCTGTCTCGGAGGTGGCTGCACGATTGGGTGTGTCCGTGCACAGCCTCTATGCCTGGGTTAAGCGCTACACCAAGCCCCAGGAACAGCGCGTTGAGGAGGATGATCAGAGCGCTGAGGTTCGTCGTCTACGGGCCGAGCTGAAACGGGTGACGGAGGAGCGAGACA ATCTTAAAAAAGGCCGCCGCGTACTTTGCCAAGGAGTGCGGCTGAAGTACGCCTTTATTAAGCAGCAAGCGGGTCATTACGCGATTCGACGGCTTTGCCTGACGCTCAAGGTTCATCCCAGCGGCTACTACGCGTGGCTATCAGAACCAAAATCTGCGCGAGCCAAGGACGATCAGCGACTGCTTGGACTGATCAAACACTCCTGGTTGGAAAGCGGTGGTGTTTATGGCTATCGCAAGATCCATGATGACCTGCGAGAGGTTGGTGAGAGCTGTGGCCGTCACCGGGTAGCTAGGTTGATGCGCCTTGAAGGTTTACGTTCTCAGACTGGGTATCGACGGAGGCCGGGAAAATATGGCGGTAAACCAGCCGTTGCCTCACCGAACTTACTGAAGCGCCAATTCGATGTCAGAGAACCCAACAAAGTCTGGGTCACAGACATTACCTACATCCGAACATATGAAGGCTGGCTGTATTTGGCCGTGGTGCTCGATCTGTTTTCACGCCAGATCATTGGTTGGTCAATGAAGTCGCAGATGACCAGCGACGTAGCCATTGATGCACTGCTGATGGCGGTTTGGAGACGTAAGCCGAAGCAAGAGGTGATGATCCACTCGGATCAAGGCAGTCAGTACAGCAGCTCAGACTGGCGAAGCTTCTTGAAAGCTAACAACCTGGTAGCCAGCATGAGTCGTCGAGGTAACTGCCACGACAACGCTGTGGCGGAGAGCTTTTTCCAGCTGCTAAAGCGGGAGCGGATCAAGCGTAAAATCTACACTACACGCCAGGATGCTCGGGATGATGTGTTCGATTACATCGAGATGTTTTACAACCCAAAACGACGCCACAGTTTCAACAATCAGCTGTCACCGGTAGAGTTTGAAAAGCGTTACGCAGCGAGCCTGGAGAGTGTCTAG
- the cadR gene encoding Cd(II)/Pb(II)-responsive transcriptional regulator, translated as MRIGQLAQLTGADIQTIRFYERQGLLASPNRQANGYRAYEADHVEKLLFIRRCRSFGMSLDEIGVLQSVQAQPQQPCAAVNTLLDSHIAQVRAQIASLQALENQLVTLRSCCDDERQSLDCGILSGLVEGGKRLP; from the coding sequence ATGCGCATTGGTCAACTTGCACAGCTGACGGGAGCGGACATTCAGACCATTCGTTTCTATGAGCGCCAGGGCCTGCTTGCATCGCCCAATCGCCAGGCAAATGGCTACCGAGCCTACGAAGCGGATCATGTGGAGAAACTGCTGTTCATCCGCCGTTGCCGGTCCTTTGGCATGTCGTTGGACGAAATTGGTGTTTTGCAGAGCGTTCAAGCACAGCCGCAGCAACCGTGCGCGGCGGTCAATACGCTGCTTGATAGCCATATCGCCCAGGTCAGGGCCCAGATCGCATCCTTGCAAGCCCTGGAAAACCAGTTGGTGACGTTACGCAGCTGCTGCGATGACGAACGACAAAGCCTGGACTGCGGAATACTTTCGGGTCTAGTGGAGGGAGGCAAACGGCTTCCATAA